Proteins found in one Planctomycetes bacterium MalM25 genomic segment:
- a CDS encoding putative major pilin subunit: MDSRKTPRYRAFTLVELLVVIAIIGILVAMLLPAIQAARSRARYTQCLNNLRQIGLLTIMYRDTHKGRFPHPVDDLGGHEEEIVKNPDFDPDEEQPDDGSETPINNSRKIVGSHNFRVSPNEVWSPDLTDRGLLYAGPEKFGAEASFVLNDYIEPYSGIFVCPDLALMGEAWGNTYAYAARPVSLLIKPPVQRPDIMKKSWWMWCNTVDIPPTSGWRGFTQGLSVTQINESGRLCKYVSELFEIPHATMSETGYGRNILYFDGHVEYHSERCFDRCFSKCP; the protein is encoded by the coding sequence ATGGATTCTCGCAAGACGCCCCGCTATCGGGCGTTCACGCTCGTGGAGCTGCTGGTGGTGATCGCCATCATCGGCATCCTGGTGGCTATGCTGCTCCCCGCAATCCAAGCGGCCCGGTCTCGGGCACGCTACACGCAGTGCCTGAACAATCTGCGGCAGATCGGACTCCTAACGATCATGTACCGCGACACGCACAAGGGGCGATTCCCACACCCGGTCGATGACCTGGGGGGGCACGAAGAGGAGATCGTCAAGAACCCGGATTTCGATCCTGACGAAGAGCAGCCCGATGATGGCTCAGAGACACCGATCAACAACAGTCGCAAGATCGTCGGCAGCCACAACTTCCGCGTTTCGCCGAACGAGGTCTGGTCACCCGATCTGACCGACCGTGGCCTGTTGTACGCCGGGCCAGAGAAATTCGGCGCGGAGGCCTCCTTCGTGCTGAACGACTACATCGAGCCCTACTCGGGCATTTTCGTCTGCCCCGACCTAGCCCTGATGGGCGAGGCCTGGGGCAACACCTACGCGTATGCCGCCCGACCCGTGAGCCTGCTGATCAAGCCGCCGGTGCAACGCCCCGACATCATGAAGAAGTCGTGGTGGATGTGGTGCAACACGGTCGATATCCCCCCCACCAGCGGCTGGCGGGGCTTCACCCAGGGGCTCTCGGTCACCCAGATCAACGAGAGCGGACGGCTCTGCAAATACGTCAGCGAGCTGTTCGAAATCCCGCACGCTACGATGAGCGAAACGGGCTACGGGCGAAATATCCTGTACTTCGACGGCCATGTGGAGTACCACAGCGAGAGGTGCTTCGATCGCTGTTTCTCGAAGTGCCCGTAA